The following DNA comes from Buttiauxella agrestis.
GGTGATTGAACTCTTCCGCCAGGACAAACAGGCGAAAACGTTCAAAGCGACACCCGCCCCTGCACAATACCAGGAAAAGTGGCTGGCGACGCCTGTCCCGCCGGGGCAGGACAGAATCTACTTCTCATTACGTTATATGAATGCGGCCAGCGGTGTGCTGGCGTTGTAACCAGATATCAGGATTTAAATCCGGCAGCGGTCATCAGCAGCCGGAACCCCATTCCCACGGCGGCCAGGGCTAAAACACTGCCGCCCCATAACACCACCAACCACACCAGACGAGTTGCTGTTTG
Coding sequences within:
- a CDS encoding DUF2474 domain-containing protein, producing MKQTATRLVWLVVLWGGSVLALAAVGMGFRLLMTAAGFKS